CACCAGTAGCTATGAATCATCCGCCCCAAATCATCGCAGATGCTTCTAAGAAATTTAAACAAACTCATTAGGAAGGTGGGTAGGGCCTGCGCCACCGCCTTGATAAGAACCTTACGTCCTGCTTGGGACATTGGATGTAAAGAAATTGCTGCCAATAAACGGTGTACCTTCGGCGAGGTCTCGAATTACTTTGCACACGAGGTGACCAATCCGTGGCGGGTGACCAACCCAAATTGATTGATGAGTAATCCGGCCACATGTCTGCCACCATCCCTGCTGGGTCAGTTTTCCGTACAAAAGTCCTCTCCGACCACTGTCCGGTGACAGATGAGAAGACCTGCACCACGTATACCGGCGGTGGCCATTCCATCAGGCCCATCGCGTCCCTCACCTCACAACGCTCGCTCGAATAATAATGCGGACGTGTTTGATCCTCTTGTGAATCCACAAACCAATCCtctccgtcgtcgtcgtcgtcggtgTCGACCTCTGGCCACAAATCGCCATCTGCACCTCCGGACATGAAGAGCCTTCCCACATTGAACGGCGGTGGTGACGACTTGACAGGTACAGGGGGCTCGGGCATCTCGGGCAGCTGGTCAGGGAGTAGGAACACCTCGAAGTGGAGAGACACGGCAGGATCAAACACGAGGTAGGCAGCGGAGCCGATTCCCCAGTTGGCCCCTTGGGCGCCGGGCGGCGAGGTGCTGTGGCTGGAGCACGCGGTGGAGGACATCGGCGAGCACCTCGTCCGGTAGCTTCATGGATGCGATAGATCGAGGGCACGTACGGGCTGTTGGATAGATTTGTCGGGGTTCGACTTGACGACTATAAAAGGTGGCGCCTGTGCCGCAGAGTTATGTCCAAAACCGTTTTCGTACTACTTGCAGGAAACCTGCATATGCTTCGTCGGACCAGAGTCATTATATTTGCGAGAGGTCCAACTGATGAAACTTCGTTCGTGTTAAGCCCAAAAACCAAGCCCAACTTCAACTCTTTTCTGAATTCTTTAGCACAACAATTGAGAAGTTAAATTATTATTTTTGCGGGATATTAAGAAGTTAAATTCAAGGACCGTATGCTAAGGCCACAATGATGAGTTACTCTCTATATAATCCAAAACCAACACACAGCATTATAATATTTATTCTTTAAAAAACCGGGTTGTACATACATCATGTAATATCTTCCGGTGAGGTTGGATCAAATCATGAGAACTAGCTAGCCGATGGAGGCACACATGTAGTTGATGATGCAGGTTTCATCGCCAACCCTGCGGAGCACCTCGCAGCAGTCCTTGGTGATGTGCACCTCGCCGTAGAGGAGAGCCTGGAGGACCTGGCCCGCGCACTTTTTCGGCGTCTCTGTCACAGACCTGTAGCAGTTGGCTTTTGGAGGTAGGGGGAAATCTAGAGGGGGCTCCACGTCGATGGACGAAGCCACTATGAGGAGGAGGCAGAGCGAGAGGGAGAAGAGCCAGCGGCTCGCCATTGTAGCAGACTGGTAAAGATGGGAATGGATGGATGTTGTTGTACCATAGTGTCATTGCTACTATTTATAGTGAGATCTAGTGTGTGTTTTTTTGGCTCTTGTTCAACGGGTACTCAATTTATTTGCATTGATTACACGGTCTGGAGGATTTAATCACATGCCTCTTACTATTACATATATAGTGCGTTATTGATATTATGCCTTCTTTTCTCTGTCTACTTGATTACATGCCATTTTTAATTTACTGAAATTATAATTTAATTTCCAGGAAAATTTATGCCATGCATGAAAAAAATACCTTGTTTCCCTTGTGCCAATTTTTACTTATTGTGATCCTTCCCGCACCTGGCCCAATGGAACTAGCAGATTGATAGATTAGTGATACTTTGTCAGTCGGTCCCTTATCCCTCGTGTACAACACGTGACTCGAACGACACTAACTTGCCGTAGCATCTCCACGTCGTATCCTATGAATCTGCCTATATTCGTGCACCCCTACATCCCGTCGCTAGCATCCATCTGATTCAAATCCTGCATCTTTGAGCGACTTTAATTATACTATCTTAATTCTGCTTCAGGATTCGGTCGGCATTTGTTTTCAGTGGATCCACTTGGATTCAGTCTTCGTTCGTATGTGTTCATGTGTCTTCATATTGGACCCTTCTACTCTACATTTCTCTTCATCGATGGCGGTTGTCTTCAGTGGATCCACTTGGATCCAGTCTTCGTTCGCCTGTATTCATGTGTCTTCAGATTGGATCCTTCTGATCTAGATTTCTCTTCATCGACGATGGTTTTTGTTATGGCGCGCAATACAAAGAGTAGACGATagtcaaaaaatattaacaaattatCATTCAACTGAACCAAACCTGAATCATCCCATGGTTACAACGTATTTCCGTGCCCCTCGATATTCCATATACCGAGCAAAAAATaccatttttgaattttttgagttTAAACACTGGTTTGTAGTAAAGTACGTAGGATGTAATTAATGCCATGAGAGTTGGTTCTGGTGTGTTGGTAGCAACCTAGTTCCTGTTTTGAGAGCTCCCTGGTTCAAATGTTCGTTCATTCACGAATTTAAATTCAAAATCCAACTATAAAATTCATTCGAAATATTCTCGGTATTTCTCAGTAACCGTGGTAACCACGTTTACCAGGCTCGGCTCGGTAAAAATGCCTCATTCGGTAACCAAAACCTTGGCCACGACGACACTTGGCATTTACCCCTATACGCTGAGTTCTTAAATATGTGGAGTGTTTTTCGAGTCATGTCATGGCGTAGATGGTGGTACACTGAGCACCACTATTAAATGTGTGCCATTGCGTCGCCACATGCATGGCTTAGAGGAACATAAGCCGAGTGGCCGATGTAAAACTCTAGGCGCACTGAGAAGCATAGGGCAATATATGTTTTCATGTCGTGTCTACCCTATGGCCTCTGTCATGGCAATGTATGCAGATCATCACTAAGAGAACATCTAATCGGACGTGATTAATACCAGTGACAGACCAGAATTATTGATCATGGACGCGGTCAGCACTATGGCGCTTATGAACAGGCTTATCAGAAAATAAATCTGctaagttcaaaaaaaaaaaaaatctgcTGACCATCATTCTAGCGCGCCATTCGGTGTGATCATGTGGCACGCACGTCCGTTAATCCCGGTGAGATCATGCAGGTGCTGCGTCTTACGCGGCCACGTCGTGGGCGGCACAAACATGCACATTCGTATCATTCTCTGAGTTGTATGCAAAACAAAACTCCAGACCGACCCTCCAACAAATGGTGGTTCCAACTTCCAGCTATACAAAAACTCTTACTGCACGCCTGTCTTCTCCTGATCTCCCTGTTTCATGGAGAGAAAGGATCTGTTATGCGCATTCGCCCTTATTTGAAAATAGCAATAAACCTGATCAGCATGAGATGCAAGTCAACACCTCATCgaatcaaaaataaaataaagaacgCAATCGAATGAGAGTAAACCCAGTGACAGACTAGTGCAGGAACATGGGGAGCACGTACGCTCCAGCTCATTACGTTGGTGAACACATGCCTATAAGACATGCAAGCCGGAGACCCCTCACCATAGTCGACGCGGTAACACTAATCAAGATCGATCATGGGTCACCACGTCCGCCGATTAGTCCTGGTGCTCCTCTTCGCTGCCGCGGCCATGGCGACTAGCGAAGTGGAGACGACGCCACCGATCCCGGACCAGATAGTCCTCCCGCCACTCCCGTCGCCGGCCGACATCCCGGTCACGCCGCCGTGTCTGAAGAGCATATCCGTGTGCGCACTCGTCTACCAGGACCCCTCCCAGCTGGCACCGTGCTGCGTCGCCGTCAAGAAGCTCTTCGGCAGCGACCCGGAGTGCATCTGCAACGGAATCGCTGAGGCTCAGAAGGTCGCAAAGCAGTCCGGCCTCAACTACACCGTCGACGGCCAGGAGATGTTTCGCCGGTGCGAGATGCCTCTCACCAGCTGCGACCCCGAAAAACCAGGTCAGAAAGATGCATTCCTTTCTTCATTCAGATATGACAAGTACTGTCAGGCTTTGCCAGTATATTCTTACAATAGCTATTTAGATTTATATCGAAGCTCTCTGGTTTGATGAAATTGCAGGATCACAAAGCATTGGAAATGGAGCCCCTACTACGAGGTCCTTTGGTGTCTTTCAGATCCTACTTGTCATCCCATTATTCTTCATGATGTAAACCGAGTGCTGGGGGGCATACTTTGCTTATTTTTTGGACTTCGTTTCCCTCTTTTTTTTTAATATTTGTAATCTCATTTATTTTATATGTTTGACTCATGGTGCAATCAATAAAAATCGGCGAGTGTTTTTCTCTTCATTTCTAATCCTCTCTTTATGCTCTAATTATTCTTCTGCAAGCAAGAGGCGTTTGTTCTTTCCcagcaaaaaaaaaagagaaaagaaaaaggagGCATTTGTTCCTTGCATGTAAAAAATGGAGCATGGGTGTGTTCAAATAGATGAGATGTTTACTGGAGCGTTTTGCCATACCACAAGAAGAAATGTTGCACTGTACAAATGAAATATTGCGCATGGGATTTTAATTGATGCGATGATCGGATGGTCTATGTATTTTAAATTTAACAAAAATCTAAAGGCCAAAACGTTGGCCGATCTGGGGCTCACCCCACCCAGCTGCCGGCTAGTGTTCCCCTTCCAAATGCTTGCGTGCTCTTTGGTACATTTTTCGATAAAGGGCACTTTTATTAACTCATAATGTAGCATTAACTGGATACAAAGCATAATGAGCGACACCTGGCCTCTGCATAGGTAAGATACACACAGCCTTAACAAAGAGTCTAgcaaagtatatataaaaaaaagtTGGCAACAGTAAAGCCATATGAGTCCAAAACTATGCCAATGTCGACGGAGAAGGTGGACCGATCCGGAGATTATGTTGCCATCCATGTTGGGTAAAAAATAACCTGACCACCTGCTCCAACCGCATACACACCGCCTTGAACAGCGATTGATACTCCGTTCGCTGTAGCGTAGACCACATACGAAGCCAGTGCGTACAACGGTAAATAACATGCATAGAAGAAGAGGTTTTGCCATTAAAAACACAATCGTTTCTACATAGTCAAAGCGACCATAATAAGGCAGATGCTCCCACCCGTATTAGCGTACTAAAAGTATTTGATATTACATCAAGCCAGTGACCATATATATTGGCAACACTTGTTGGCGGATACAAATTGGACGCTATTTGGATGACTGACCATATAGAACGCACAAACTTGCACTGAAAGAAGAGATGTTTAATTGTCTCATCATGAGTACAAAAGCTACAATTCTTACTTTCTTGCCAGTTGCGTCGAGCGAGGTTGTCTTTTGTTAGCACAACTCCTCTCCGAAGATACCACATGAAAATCTTATTTTTTAGTGGCATCTTAGATTTCCATATTAGTTTATTATTATCCAATAGAACCTCTGAGTGTGAAAGTGCACGGTACATAGAGTCAACTGTGTAGGATCCAGATGTAGTGAGATTCCAGCGAAACTCATCCCTCCCTTGTGTCTTTTTTTTTTTTACaaaaagactgtaagggaaccccctatgatataattggtgcaacaaacccaaattgcaaaagtaccatgccttgaacctggatgggcgggaaggcatcagccccttcccaccactaggctatgccttagtctgcatCCCTTGTGCCAAGTTAACCGAATCCAAACGGGATAGAAGATGTTGCCATGACACAAGGCGGAGGCCAATCAAATCCCTCCTAAATGATATATTCGGCGGGGAGGAGCTGAGCACGTGCGCAAAAGTATCATTCTTATCGCATACAATTCGGTACAAGGCTGGATACTGTTTCTGAAGAGTGGTATTTCCTAGCCACCAGTCCTCCCAGAAACGTATCTCGGAGCCGTCctttcactactaggaaaaggcctgctagtggcgcacctgttttggctactaatggcgcactacaggtgcgccactagcatcacgccattagaattttttactaatggcgcaccacaggtgcgccattagtatccggtgcgccattagtatatcccTCCCAGAAACGTATCTCGGAGCCGTCCTTttactactaggaaaaggcctgctagtggcgcacctgttttggctactaatggcgcactacaggtgcgccactagcatcacgccattagaattttttactaatggcgcaccacaggtgcgccattagtatctgacttagtaatggcccaccacatagaagtgcgccattactaacaattttttttcgttttttttcttaatctcgggtcactatagCTTAATCTCaagtgtggtgcgccattactatctgacttagtaatggcccaccacatagaagtgcgccattactaacaattttttttcgttttttttcttaatctcgggtcactatggcttaatctcaagccaatatgcttaatctcaagtcaaatcgcattccgtggtcaaacttcccggaaggtcacccatcctcacactactccagcccaagcacgcttaacttcgcagttctatccaaccccagtaccagctcacttcacaggcacttgttgatatatctatcatatcaatcctattaaaccttgttgatgttcatgagtgtgatgaaattttgaaaaaatattgcaaacttcccggtcatattacgtatcatattttggaaaaaaattccaaaaaaaaa
This genomic window from Aegilops tauschii subsp. strangulata cultivar AL8/78 chromosome 4, Aet v6.0, whole genome shotgun sequence contains:
- the LOC109787574 gene encoding uncharacterized protein, translated to MGHHVRRLVLVLLFAAAAMATSEVETTPPIPDQIVLPPLPSPADIPVTPPCLKSISVCALVYQDPSQLAPCCVAVKKLFGSDPECICNGIAEAQKVAKQSGLNYTVDGQEMFRRCEMPLTSCDPEKPGSQSIGNGAPTTRSFGVFQILLVIPLFFMM